One Defluviimonas sp. SAOS-178_SWC DNA window includes the following coding sequences:
- a CDS encoding aromatic ring-hydroxylating oxygenase subunit alpha has protein sequence MNQFTMPSRFYTDAAYFDVEKGQIFHKTWQDVGHISSLAKPGDFLTVRIADENILITRDEEGTLHGFYNVCRHRAHPVASGCGNKRLFVCPYHAWSYRLNGKLQAAPNSENVGGFCKSDIALTEVRLETLAGFIFVNLDKDAKSLNETYPGVEEAVLKACPNLPEMELAFEDRFEHRCNWEVSLENFNECYHCAVVHKFLTTQLYAAETYRADISGNVVKHFLARIRDRETHGDLHCWYLWPNVAIELFPMHRSVSLRHISADGPVSTTYSYSWFIDPNLSEEAKAEVNSLCKQYVETTANEDAEIVEAVQVGLNSKAYDTGPLMISEEITPSSEHAIAHFQALHRDAIAPALAEAEQVPA, from the coding sequence ATGAACCAGTTCACGATGCCGTCACGCTTCTATACCGACGCCGCCTATTTCGACGTCGAGAAGGGGCAGATCTTCCACAAGACCTGGCAGGATGTCGGCCATATCAGCAGCCTGGCGAAGCCGGGCGATTTCCTGACCGTCAGGATTGCGGACGAGAATATTCTCATCACCCGCGACGAGGAGGGCACGCTTCACGGTTTCTACAACGTCTGCCGCCACCGCGCCCATCCGGTCGCATCCGGTTGCGGCAACAAGCGGCTCTTTGTCTGCCCCTACCACGCGTGGTCATATCGTCTGAACGGCAAGTTGCAGGCGGCGCCCAACAGCGAGAACGTCGGTGGGTTCTGCAAGAGCGACATCGCCCTGACCGAAGTGCGGCTGGAAACGCTGGCCGGGTTCATCTTCGTCAATCTCGACAAGGACGCGAAATCGCTGAACGAGACCTATCCCGGCGTCGAGGAGGCCGTTCTCAAGGCCTGTCCGAACCTGCCGGAAATGGAGCTGGCCTTCGAGGACAGGTTCGAACACCGCTGCAACTGGGAGGTCTCGCTCGAGAACTTCAACGAATGCTATCACTGCGCCGTCGTGCACAAGTTCCTGACGACCCAGCTTTACGCGGCCGAGACGTACAGGGCCGATATCAGCGGAAACGTGGTCAAGCATTTCCTCGCGCGGATCCGCGACCGCGAAACGCATGGCGACCTGCATTGCTGGTATCTGTGGCCGAACGTCGCGATCGAGCTTTTCCCGATGCACCGCTCAGTGTCGCTTCGCCACATTTCCGCCGACGGGCCGGTAAGCACGACCTACAGCTACTCCTGGTTCATTGACCCGAACCTGTCAGAGGAGGCGAAGGCCGAGGTCAACAGCCTGTGCAAGCAGTATGTCGAGACGACGGCCAACGAAGACGCCGAGATCGTCGAGGCGGTGCAGGTGGGGCTGAATAGCAAGGCTTACGACACTGGACCGCTCATGATCTCCGAAGAAATCACGCCCTCGAGCGAACATGCGATCGCGCATTTCCAGGCGCTGCATCGAGATGCGATCGCTCCGGCACTGGCTGAGGCGGAGCAGGTGCCAGCCTAA
- a CDS encoding SDR family oxidoreductase, which translates to MTDLSDQRVLITAGAAGIGRSMAEAFDRAGARVWVTDVDAAAIASCPDTWRASVVDASDEGAMRNLFQDVGDRWGGLDTVCANAGISGPTAGVQDISLEDWRRCVSVNLEGAFLASKYAVPYMRAQKGGSILITSSTAGLGALPRRAPYVSAKWAVLGLMKTLAMELGPFGARANAICPGSVDGPRMDGVIRREAEARGIADGEVRQSYTACVAMRSFIQPQDVAEMAVFLASPQARFVSGQVIAVDGYTVNMDS; encoded by the coding sequence ATGACCGATCTCTCCGACCAACGCGTCCTCATAACCGCCGGGGCAGCCGGCATTGGCCGGTCCATGGCTGAAGCCTTCGACCGCGCCGGTGCGCGGGTCTGGGTGACCGATGTCGATGCCGCGGCGATCGCATCCTGTCCCGACACCTGGCGCGCCAGCGTCGTGGACGCCTCGGACGAGGGTGCGATGCGGAACCTGTTTCAGGATGTCGGCGACAGGTGGGGCGGCCTTGATACGGTCTGCGCCAATGCAGGCATTTCCGGCCCCACTGCCGGGGTGCAGGATATTTCGCTAGAAGACTGGCGCCGTTGCGTCTCGGTCAACCTCGAGGGCGCCTTTCTCGCCAGCAAGTATGCTGTTCCTTACATGCGGGCGCAGAAGGGTGGCAGCATCCTGATCACATCGTCGACGGCCGGGCTTGGCGCCCTTCCCAGGCGGGCACCTTACGTCTCGGCCAAATGGGCGGTCCTTGGCCTGATGAAAACCCTCGCTATGGAGCTTGGGCCGTTCGGAGCGAGGGCGAACGCGATCTGCCCGGGTTCGGTCGATGGGCCGCGCATGGACGGTGTCATCCGCCGCGAGGCGGAGGCGCGGGGGATCGCTGACGGCGAGGTTCGCCAATCCTACACCGCCTGCGTCGCGATGCGCAGCTTTATCCAGCCGCAGGACGTCGCCGAAATGGCGGTCTTCCTCGCCTCGCCTCAGGCCCGCTTCGTATCGGGCCAGGTCATCGCCGTCGATGGCTACACCGTCAACATGGACTCCTGA
- the terL gene encoding phage terminase large subunit: MTRLDPALERQVVDAICRQDFLPFLWRAFGTLHAGRTEGFVANWHIEAMCHELDRLRRGENLRLVINVPPRHLKSITVSVAFVAFLLGHNPAAKVIAASYGLDLGRKHSEDCRRIMEADWYRRVFPGTRLAQRGNTNDEIRTTRGGSRKAVSLGGAVTGHGADYIIIDDLLKASDATSETELQNARDYIQSSLLSRLDDPAKGRVVMIAQRLHERDPAGFLLESGTYHHLNLRAIAETDEAVPIGRGRVHHRKTGEALFPAKMDLETLARMRREMGSVVFNCQYQQNPTAADGSPLRWEWFGSYEKAPSRSAFEMLVQSWDTASSADPNAAFSVCTTWGFRERKWWLLDVFRARLEYPELKRKCLAMAEDWAADLVLIEKASSGVPLLQDCRLVHRGRFQASTPETDKERRFRAACAPVSEGLVLLPLEAPWLPSFRQELLAFPRGAFKDQVDSFSQMMNWATSGRFYAKLSVDHPIIAERRAIRSNRPRPEGRYRG, from the coding sequence ATGACGCGGCTCGATCCAGCGCTCGAGCGGCAGGTGGTCGATGCCATCTGCCGCCAGGACTTCCTCCCCTTCCTCTGGCGCGCCTTTGGCACCTTGCACGCGGGACGGACCGAAGGCTTCGTTGCGAACTGGCATATCGAAGCGATGTGCCATGAGCTCGACCGGCTGCGACGCGGCGAGAACCTGCGGCTCGTGATCAACGTGCCGCCGCGGCACCTGAAGTCGATCACCGTCTCGGTCGCCTTCGTGGCCTTCCTGCTCGGGCATAACCCTGCGGCGAAGGTGATCGCGGCCAGCTATGGTCTCGATCTTGGCCGCAAGCACTCCGAGGATTGCCGCCGCATCATGGAGGCCGACTGGTACCGGCGCGTCTTCCCGGGAACGCGCCTCGCGCAACGCGGCAATACGAACGACGAGATCCGCACGACCAGGGGAGGCAGCCGCAAGGCTGTCTCCCTTGGTGGCGCGGTGACAGGCCATGGCGCGGACTACATCATCATCGACGACCTGCTGAAGGCCTCCGATGCCACATCAGAGACCGAGTTGCAGAATGCCCGCGACTACATCCAGTCCTCGCTCCTGTCGCGTCTCGACGACCCGGCCAAGGGCCGCGTGGTGATGATCGCGCAGCGCCTGCACGAGCGGGACCCGGCGGGCTTCCTGCTCGAGAGCGGAACCTACCATCACCTGAACCTGCGCGCGATCGCCGAGACCGACGAGGCCGTCCCGATCGGGCGCGGACGGGTGCATCACCGGAAAACGGGCGAGGCCCTCTTCCCCGCCAAGATGGACCTCGAGACGCTCGCGCGCATGCGCCGCGAAATGGGGTCGGTTGTCTTCAACTGCCAGTACCAGCAGAACCCGACGGCGGCGGATGGCTCGCCATTGCGGTGGGAGTGGTTCGGCAGCTACGAGAAGGCGCCATCTCGGTCGGCCTTCGAGATGCTGGTCCAGAGTTGGGATACGGCGAGTTCGGCCGATCCGAATGCAGCCTTCTCGGTCTGCACGACCTGGGGCTTCCGAGAGCGGAAGTGGTGGCTTCTCGACGTCTTCCGTGCCCGGCTCGAGTATCCCGAACTCAAGCGCAAGTGCCTCGCAATGGCCGAAGACTGGGCGGCTGATCTCGTTCTGATCGAGAAGGCCTCCTCGGGCGTGCCGCTCCTGCAGGACTGCCGCCTGGTTCACCGCGGCCGTTTCCAGGCGAGCACGCCAGAGACTGACAAGGAGCGGCGCTTCCGTGCCGCCTGCGCGCCGGTCTCGGAGGGGCTCGTCCTGCTACCGCTAGAGGCGCCGTGGTTGCCGTCGTTCCGGCAGGAACTCCTCGCCTTCCCACGTGGCGCCTTCAAGGACCAGGTCGACAGCTTCTCGCAGATGATGAACTGGGCGACCAGCGGCCGGTTCTACGCAAAGCTCTCAGTTGACCATCCGATCATCGCCGAGCGACGAGCGATCAGAAGTAACCGGCCAAGGCCAGAGGGACGGTATCGCGGGTGA